Proteins from a genomic interval of Zingiber officinale cultivar Zhangliang chromosome 1B, Zo_v1.1, whole genome shotgun sequence:
- the LOC122039528 gene encoding agamous-like MADS-box protein AGL80 yields the protein MGRKKVKLAWITNDATRRVTFEKRKKGLVKKVSELATLCGVEACLVVYGPQDAAEAEPEVWPSPAGTARVATRFNSMPEMYRWRKMTDQEDFLRQRVAKLQDQLRRQDRESRELEVSLFAHEIMAGGRSLDDADLNDAMGLVQMIDMKLKLVQNRIAGPSQGV from the coding sequence ATGgggaggaagaaggtgaagctcGCATGGATCACCAACGATGCCACGAGACGCGTCACCTTCGAGAAGCGGAAGAAGGGCCTGGTGAAGAAGGTGAGCGAGCTGGCCACGCTCTGCGGCGTCGAGGCGTGCCTGGTCGTCTACGGGCCTCAGGATGCGGCGGAGGCGGAGCCGGAGGTGTGGCCGTCGCCAGCGGGGACAGCTCGCGTGGCCACGCGCTTCAATAGCATGCCGGAGATGTACCGGTGGCGCAAGATGACCGACCAGGAGGACTTCCTCCGGCAGCGCGTCGCCAAGCTGCAGGACCAACTCCGCCGCCAAGATCGCGAGAGCAGGGAGCTCGAAGTCAGCCTCTTCGCCCACGAGATTATGGCCGGCGGGCGGAGCCTAGACGACGCTGACCTAAATGACGCGATGGGACTGGTGCAGATGATAGACATGAAGCTGAAGCTTGTGCAGAACAGGATAGCAGGGCCGTCCCAA